From a region of the Castor canadensis chromosome 7, mCasCan1.hap1v2, whole genome shotgun sequence genome:
- the LOC109702265 gene encoding PRAME family member 8-like, whose translation MSIEAPPTLQELTMQILLRNQALVVSSVDSLPQALFLQFFKEAFAYKSTEILKAMVQAWPFPCLPLGALMKTRDLKDLEVALDLINMLWRQKVHPRRCKLQVVDLRNEQQDVWSLGYMAMAHACSAKDMTEQGAAYPGAGMVAKKPVKVFVDICIQEKDDVLKDKFLARLLRWAKKRKHLGKLYCENLQMNMPHVWENKGTYLILNVLQVMQLNYIQELHVVHYWNRDTTNTLVRYVGRMQNLRVFSFSCVSAKDYTSPSLNEWYSSMYSAQLRKLTKLRELRLYDVFFLYGKLHKILRSQTPLESLSLGSTPLKLSDWMHLSQCPSTSQLKYLHLQDCRLEDLSLELLGALLKRVAGTLESLLLEECVITDSQLDAILPALSCCSQLTLFSFFGNHISMAALENLLRHTARLSQLRLARYPAPLESYRCGWGHLDNESFAQVQVKLRQVLRDIRPPHEVQIGSSSLEAPPQDSGQRGCLSMSSPTGPMSPYPLK comes from the exons ATGAGCATCGAGGCCCCACCCACACTCCAGGAGCTGACAATGCAGATCCTGCTAAGGAACCAGGCCTTGGTTGTTTCTTCTGTAGACAGCCTGCCACAGGCGCTCTTTCTTCAGTTCTTCAAAGAGGCCTTTGCCTACAAAAGCACAGAGATCCTGAAAGCCATGGTGCAGGCCTGGccctttccctgcctccctctagGAGCCCTGATGAAGACACGAGATCTGAAAGACTTAGAGGTTGCCCTGGATTTGATTAATATGCTGTGGCGCCAGAAGGTTCACCCCAG GAGGTGCAAACTCCAAGTAGTGGATTTGCGAAATGAGCAGCAGGACGTCTGGTCTCTGGGCTACATGGCCATGGCCCATGCCTGCTCTGCAAAGGACATGACTGAGCAGGGAGCAGCATATCCTGGAGCAGGGATGGTAGCGAAGAAGCCCGTGAAGGTGTTTGTAGACATCTGCATCCAAGaaaaagatgatgtcctcaaagataaattcctAGCCCGCCTCCTGCGGTGGGCCAAGAAGAGAAAACATTTAGGAAAGTTGTACTGTGAAAACCTGCAGATGAATATGCCCCACGTATGGGAAAATAAAGGGACCTACTTAATTCTAAATGTCCTGCAGGTCATGCAGCTGAACTACATCCAGGAGCTGCACGTGGTGCACTACTGGAATCGGGATACCACTAACACACTTGTTCGTTACGTGGGCAGGATGCAAAATCTTCGTGTCTTTTCATTCAGCTGTGTGAGTGCCAAAGACTACACTTCCCCTTCCTTAAACGAGTGGTATTCGTCCATGTATTCTGCTCAGTTACGAAAGCTGACAAAACTCCGGGAACTGCGTCTGTATGATGTCTTCTTCCTGTACGGAAAACTGCACAAGATACTCAG GAGCCAGACACCCTTGGAGAGCCTCTCTTTGGGGTCAACCCCACTAAAGTTGTCAGACTGGATGCACCTGTCCCAGTGTCCCAGCACCAGCCAGCTCAAGTACCTGCACCTACAGGACTGCCGTTTGGAAGACTTGAGTCTAGAGCTCCTTGGAGCTCTGCTAAAGCGAGTGGCCGGCACCCTGGAGAGCCTGCTCCTGGAGGAGTGTGTGATCACCGACTCCCAGCTTGATGCCATCCTGCCCGCCCTGAGCTGCTGCTCCCAGCTCACACTATTCAGTTTCTTTGGGAACCACATCTCCATGGCTGCCCTGGAGAACCTGCTGAGACACACTGCCAGGCTGAGCCAGTTACGCCTTGCACGGTATCCTGCCCCTCTGGAGAGCTATCGCTGTGGTTGGGGTCATTTGGACAATGAGAGCTTTGCCCAGGTTCAAGTGAAGTTGAGGCAGGTACTGAGGGACATAAGGCCACCCCACGAGGTCCAGATCG GGTCAAGCTCCTTGGAAGCCCCTCCCCAGGATAGTGGCCAAAGGGGTTGCCTTTCCATGTCCTCACCCACTGGCCCTATGTCCCCTTACCCTCTGAAATAG